The stretch of DNA CGAATTTATCCATAAACGGCTAATTGAACAACGGGATAATGGAAAAGCGGTCCTGCTCATCTCTTTTGAATTGGACGAGGTGATGAATGTTTCCGATCGAATTGCCGTCATTTATGACGGACAAATTGTGGATACGGTACTGCCGCATGAAACTTCGGAACAAGAATTGGGTCTGCTCATGGCTGGCCATGTCAAAGAAGAGATGATCGTTGTCGGGGATGATGTCGTATTGAAGGAAGGTGACGACCGCCATGTCGAATAGGCTTGTTACTGTACTTGTTCCTATTATCGCCATTATTCTAGGCCTGTTAGTCGGGGCAGTTGTCATGCTGGTCAGCGATTATAATCCTGTCGAAGCGTATATTGCTTTATGGAACGGAATTTTCGGGAGTCCCTATGCTATCGGGGAGACGATCCGCCAAATCAGCCCTTATCTATTGGCAGGTCTTGCAGTCGCCTTCGCTTTTCGGACGGGCCTTTTCAATATCGGAGTCGAAGGCCAGCTCATCGTCGGTTGGTTTGCGGCCACTTTTGTCGGGACTGCAATTGAATTGCCCAAAATCATCCATTTGCCGTTGGCGTTATTGGCTGCCGCTGTGGCGGGCGCCCTTTGGGGGTTCATACCTGGCCTGCTGAAAGCGACTTTGCGGGTGCATGAAGTCATTGTCACGATCATGATGAACTATATTGCACTCCACGTCGTCAATGCACTCATTAAAACGGTTTCAGGAGGCAGCTACAAAACGGAAAAAATTCATCCGACCGCCTCCCTCCGATCGGATTTCCTCCGAAATCTAACCGATTTCTCCACCTTGCATTACGGGATTCTTGTTGCCTTGGCCATGGTGTTTATCATGTGGCTCATCTTGGAAAAAACGAAGACCGGGTTTGAATTGAAATCAGTCGGCTTCAACGAACATGCATCCCAATACGCAGGCATGAATGTGAATAAAAATATTATCCTGTCCATGGTCATTTCCGGCGCCTTCGCGGGTCTTGCAGGGTCAATGGAAGCTCTTGGAACGTTTGGCAACATGGTGCAGCTCGGCGGATTTACCGGAATCGGATTTGACGGGATTGCCGTCGCTCTGCTCGGCGCGAATACGCCACTTGGTGTCATTTTCGGTGCATCCTTGTTCGGCGCCTTGAAATACGGGGCAGGCAACATGCCGAGCGAGGCAGGGGTTCCCGATGAAATCGTATCGATTGTCATTGCGCTGATCATTCTCTTTGTCGCTTCCGGATACATCATTCGGGTTCTGCTCGGCAAGCTGAATAAGCAAAAGGAGGCGAAGTGAGATGAGCTTCTTAGGCTTTTTATACTTTATCGTGCCGATTACAATCGCGTACGCCGCTCCTCTCATTTTTACGGCGATCGGCGGTGTCTTTTCCGAACGTTCCGGAGTTGTCAATATCGGTCTGGAAGGGCTGATGATCATGGGGGCGTTTATCGGGATCCTATTCAACCTGCATTTTGCAGAAACGTTCGGCGCATGGACGCCGTGGCTTGCACTCCTTGCCGCGATGGTCGGGTCGGCTCTGTTTTCCATTATTCACGCAGTCGCATCAATTTCATTCCGGGCGGATCAGGTCGTTTCCGGGGTTGCGATTAATATGCTCGGTCTGGCAGTTGCCTTGTTCTCGGTGAAAATGATTTTTGATAAAGGGCAGACCGATTTCATTCAACAGTACATCCCTTTGATCAATATCCCTTTTTTGAAAGATATTCCGTTTCTAGGGCCATTGTTGTTCAAAGGGCTGTATGGTTCATCCATAGCAGCGATCGCATTGGCTTTCATTTCCTGGTTCGTCATTTATAAAACGCCTTTCGGACTTCGCCTCCGATCGGTCGGGGAGCATCCGATGGCGGCGGATACGATGGGAATCAATGTGACGAAAATCCGCTACATTGCGGTTATCATTTCGGGTGGACTTGCCGGTATCGGCGGCGCAATCTATTCCCAGACGATGACGGGAGATTTTGGACACGCGACGATCAATGGGCAAGGGTTCATTGCACTTGCAGCGATGATTTTCGGAAAATGGCATCCGATCGGTGCAATGGGAGCTGCCTTATTCTTCGGATTTGCTCAAGCGTTGGCAATCAGTTCCACGAACATCCAATTTCTGCAAAGCATCCCCTCGGTGTATTTTAATATCTTGCCGTATGTATTGACGATTTTGGCATTAGCCGGATTCATCGGTCGGGCGAATGCACCAAAAGCGAGCGGTCAGCCATATATTAAAGGAAATCGATGAAAAATTGTTCAATTGAAAGCTGCCCGAATCAGCAGACATCCGGGCAGCTTTTTAATGGCAGTTGATAAATGAATCTGGAATCGGCAGGAGCATGTTCTTAATTTGCAAGCAATCCGGCAAGCTGTAATTTGCCCCAGGCCGCATTTGACATGTATAGTGAAGTGGAGAATCTTCATATTAACAAAAACAGAGGTGTTTATATGTTCAGTAAAGTTATTCTTCAAGAGGGCGTCAATTTATACATCCGTTCACTCGAACAATTCAAAACGATCAATTTTTCGGTGAAATGGAAGACCGAACTGGACTCCGAAAAGGCGGCGAATCGCGCCGTCCTGGCGAATGTGCTCCAGGATTCAAACGGCAAATACCGGACGCAGAGCGAGCTGCGAAACACATTGGATGAGCTGTATGGAACCGTCCTGTTTACGGACGCGACGAAACGGGCCAATACACATATCATGTCCCTTTACGCCGAATGTGTGAACGATGAGTATTTGACAGGCGACACTGTGCTCGATGAAGTGTTGGATTTATTGCATGCGGTTATCTTCAACCCGAATTTCGTCGATGGCAAGTTTGATGAGTCGGTCGTGAACCGTGAAAAACGTTCCGTGAAAGAACGGATTCGTTCGGTGTATGACGATAAGACTCGTTTCGCCCAAAAGCGCATGCTGGAACTGCTGCGCCCTGATAGCCCGGTCTCGACTTCTTCCTATGGGACGGAAGAGGAAGTGGAAGCAGTTACGGCTGATGGGTTGCTGGAGGCATATAACAGCATGTTGCAAAACGATGAAATCAACATTTACATCGTCGGCGATATCGATGAAAAGAAGATGACGGAAAAGATCAAGAAGTTGTTTCCGTTTGAACCGCGGACTGTGCGGAAAAATGACGAGGAAGCGGCTGCTCCTGGCGCGACGCAACAGAAATCGGAAGTCCGGAACGTGAAAGAAAAACAGGATATGAAACAGGGGAAACTGCATCTCGGCTTCAGCACTCCAAT from Bacillus sp. OxB-1 encodes:
- a CDS encoding ABC transporter permease; amino-acid sequence: MSNRLVTVLVPIIAIILGLLVGAVVMLVSDYNPVEAYIALWNGIFGSPYAIGETIRQISPYLLAGLAVAFAFRTGLFNIGVEGQLIVGWFAATFVGTAIELPKIIHLPLALLAAAVAGALWGFIPGLLKATLRVHEVIVTIMMNYIALHVVNALIKTVSGGSYKTEKIHPTASLRSDFLRNLTDFSTLHYGILVALAMVFIMWLILEKTKTGFELKSVGFNEHASQYAGMNVNKNIILSMVISGAFAGLAGSMEALGTFGNMVQLGGFTGIGFDGIAVALLGANTPLGVIFGASLFGALKYGAGNMPSEAGVPDEIVSIVIALIILFVASGYIIRVLLGKLNKQKEAK
- a CDS encoding ABC transporter permease yields the protein MSFLGFLYFIVPITIAYAAPLIFTAIGGVFSERSGVVNIGLEGLMIMGAFIGILFNLHFAETFGAWTPWLALLAAMVGSALFSIIHAVASISFRADQVVSGVAINMLGLAVALFSVKMIFDKGQTDFIQQYIPLINIPFLKDIPFLGPLLFKGLYGSSIAAIALAFISWFVIYKTPFGLRLRSVGEHPMAADTMGINVTKIRYIAVIISGGLAGIGGAIYSQTMTGDFGHATINGQGFIALAAMIFGKWHPIGAMGAALFFGFAQALAISSTNIQFLQSIPSVYFNILPYVLTILALAGFIGRANAPKASGQPYIKGNR
- the yfmF gene encoding EF-P 5-aminopentanol modification-associated protein YfmF — its product is MFSKVILQEGVNLYIRSLEQFKTINFSVKWKTELDSEKAANRAVLANVLQDSNGKYRTQSELRNTLDELYGTVLFTDATKRANTHIMSLYAECVNDEYLTGDTVLDEVLDLLHAVIFNPNFVDGKFDESVVNREKRSVKERIRSVYDDKTRFAQKRMLELLRPDSPVSTSSYGTEEEVEAVTADGLLEAYNSMLQNDEINIYIVGDIDEKKMTEKIKKLFPFEPRTVRKNDEEAAAPGATQQKSEVRNVKEKQDMKQGKLHLGFSTPIVFTHPDYLKMQVTNGVFGGFAHSKLFMNVREKESMAYYASSSYSAHYGLVYVMAGIDAELEEKAVKLINEQLDALQRGEITDLEIEQTKALLTNSVKSTFDSARGQIEVFDQYKELNDDFTADFLISGWEAVTKDDIQKMASEITLEIVYLLSGKEAA